In Stigmatopora nigra isolate UIUO_SnigA chromosome 5, RoL_Snig_1.1, whole genome shotgun sequence, the genomic window TCACCACTATCAGATACATTCCTCATCCTAACTACGATGGCCATGGAAATGATATCATGCTCCTGAAGGTATGATGAAGACACTACCTCAGTGCCACAAAAAAACTCATGACTAGAAACACTGTTGGCGAGGCCATACCCATTTCTAATTTGTCCTATATCTCAGCTCAATGGCAGCGCCACATTGACCGATGAGGTGCAGCTAATCGCTCCCAAAAGACAACGTATTGGAAGACGAAGCAGCTGCATTACTGCCGGCTGGGGGGACATCGGTGATAACAGGACATTGCCGAATACTCTTCAGGAGGTCAACGTTACTCTGCTAACGCAGCGCACCTGTCGGCGCCGATGGGCGTCGGTTCCAATCTTCACGAGCATGGTGTGCGGAACTGGTTCTCGTGCCTTTCAAGGTTTCTGCTCGGTAAGATCTCGGCTTCAATGATCCACTACGGTGACAAGAGATCGGAGattgtatttttagtattttttactGAGAGTTTATATGGATTGGGCACTTAGAGCCATTATAATGGGAGTGAATGAGTTGATAATAGATTATTCATGTGGAAGAATTGCATCATTTCAAGATTGCATGTTTTGAAAGAATTCTATTCATATTCAGGGTGATTCTGGTGGTCCGTTGATCTGCGGCAATGAGACAGCAGGCGTGGTGTCGTTTTCAGGCCGACGCTGCGGAAACCCTAGGACCCCTGACGTCTATACGCGAGTGTCATCCTTCATTGACTGGATTTCTAGTGTTTTGAACAGCAATTCCATACATGAACGCCAAGATGTGCAAAATAATTACATATAGTTGCACAACTAATGTTAGTGAGAATGCTATTATGGCATGTTAATCAATTATGTTTAAGTGATACTTAATTATTGAGTAGTATTCATTAAACATGCTTTTAAAATTCTGTTTCATGGTTTATTTTAAGCAACATAACATTGAAcatcagtttatttattttttattttctgctttATGATACAACAAGCAACCACtggtcttttcattttttatgtattttgggGATTAATATTACATATGTATTGAATACCTATTGGTTAAATGTTGCAAAGGAACTTGTTCAACATAAAGACAGGCTTATGTGTTTTGTTTCATATAAAACACAAGTACATAATCTTCATATcatattattgattattatatTGGAATATGGAATTCATTAAAATGACCGGGCTAAATACATGCAACATTTCCATAGCATCCATTTTTTCCCATGCGTAAATGTAAAATAGATATACTAAATACTACCATACATACCTTGCCTGCTGTGAGAGCCAACTTCACTTCTGAGCCTACATTTCCCAGCATAGACTGCGTGTACACCCACGTCTTCTCAGGCTGTTCATGACCGCAAGGCATGCTGGGAAACGGAGTTCCATTTTCCACGCAGCTTTCGCGAGATTTCCCAAGCCTGGTTCCGTATGGAGCGGCATTTTCTTGGTAGAGGACCGAAACCGATATGAAATTTGGGCGCAGGTGAAAGCGGCCATAAATCTCGCCGGCATCTAGCCAGTCTGTGGAACTTCGAAGGAGCGGATGTAGCTTCTTGCCGCCCCCTTCCCTTGCCTCCCCCCCCGGAACGTCTGCATTGAGGTGACGCTCGGACAAGCGAGGGGAAACTGGTACGGTGGCATGACAGATTCAAACTACTATGACCTTATATGTTGGACGTAGGCCAGCACAGGTGTGTTGGTCCCTTCGATAGCTTTCGTTTCGTCACAATTAACACGTATTTTTCGCCTTTTTTATGCTAGATCGTGTCATTTTGCCAACACAAGCTGTCGTTCGACACGGCTGGTGATCTGAACAGGGGCGCGTTACTTCCAAACTAGTGTTACTTAGCGGCTGTGAGCTAACTCCCAATTAGCCGTGTCAGACAGTGTCACCCGCAGACCACACGCCcacatacagacagacatatAACCCCTTCCATTGCTGGCGACGCAGTTTAGGCAACGTAAATACACCGGAAGTAGCTCTGGGGGCTGTGATGCCATTGGCTGAGGTGCAATGTCAATCTCCGCGCACGGCAAAGACGTCAGTCGTTGGCGCAATTTGGCACAagttgttttggaaaatgttttacatACTTTGTCACTTACTGACTGGAAATACTGACTCTTTTGCTTTTAGACTGTAACCTTCGATCTTGTGGAGGCATGTCGAAGAAAAGAGGCAGGTATGTTCATGATAAGTATTTTACATTACAATGGTGCAAGGTAAAGGTGTCCAAATTTCTCCCAATTGTAATAACCAAGCAATGCTTAGTCAATAAGAAATTATTATTCTGCTAAAAAAGGTTAACTAAATGCATTGTTGAATGTACATCTACCCTACATCAGATAATGGCTATAGCAGCACACCTTGATGACAAGGGTGTCCAAATTTGGCATGCGGGCCAAATTTAAACTCCCAAAACTAATCAAAATTAAGAATAAGAATACAAAGAAGTGTATATTATGCTTTCATGCAATTTGACTAGAGAATGTTGGACAAAATATGACCAATCTTCAAACAAACACACTTAACACACTGAGACTTGGCAGGAAACGAAGCATCGGAGAACTGAGTGACGCCAGTAGCCCAGACCCCAACTGCATATTGGGTGTACGCATTCAACACAACTGGCGCGAGAAGGGCAACCAAAGCAAATGGAAAGGCACTGTGCTAGACAGACTCAGCGTCAACCCATCGCTCTTCATGGTTAAGTACGATGGCTTCGATTGCGTCTACGGCATCGAGCTGTTCA contains:
- the LOC144196646 gene encoding serine protease 57-like — encoded protein: MAITLLLSLFILNGVDCTHIVGGRDAPPHSRPYMASLQFQGQHICGGSLIREDFVLTAAHCRVRSPLTVVLGVDSLDENEPTKQVFTTIRYIPHPNYDGHGNDIMLLKLNGSATLTDEVQLIAPKRQRIGRRSSCITAGWGDIGDNRTLPNTLQEVNVTLLTQRTCRRRWASVPIFTSMVCGTGSRAFQGFCSGDSGGPLICGNETAGVVSFSGRRCGNPRTPDVYTRVSSFIDWISSVLNSNSIHERQDVQNNYI